The Leclercia sp. S52 genome has a segment encoding these proteins:
- the gorA gene encoding glutathione-disulfide reductase: MTKHYDYIAIGGGSGGIASINRAAMYGQKCALIEAKDLGGTCVNVGCVPKKVMWHAAQIREAIHLYGPDYGFDTTINNFDWDRLIASRTAYIDRIHTSYDNVLGKNNVDVIRGFARFVDAKIIEVNGETITADHILIATGGRPSHPSIPGAEYGIDSDGFFELPALPKRVAVVGAGYIAVELAGVINGLGAEAHLFVRKHAPLRSFDPLIVDTLVEVMNAEGPHLHTEAIPKAVVKNADGSLTLELEDGRSQTVDCLIWAIGREPANDNFNLAVTGVKTNEKGYIVVDKFQNTSVPGIYAVGDNTGAVELTPVAVAAGRRLSERLFNNKPDEHLDYSNIPTVVFSHPPIGTVGLTEPQARAHYGDDQVKVYKSAFTAMYTAVTAHRQPCRMKLVCVGPEEKIVGIHGIGFGMDEILQGFAVALKMGATKKDFDNTVAIHPTAAEEFVTMR, from the coding sequence ATGACTAAGCATTATGACTACATCGCTATTGGCGGCGGCAGCGGCGGTATCGCCTCGATTAACCGTGCGGCCATGTATGGCCAGAAGTGCGCCCTGATTGAAGCGAAAGACCTCGGCGGCACCTGCGTCAACGTCGGTTGTGTACCGAAAAAAGTGATGTGGCATGCGGCGCAGATCCGTGAGGCCATCCATCTTTATGGCCCGGATTATGGTTTTGACACCACCATCAATAACTTCGACTGGGATCGCCTGATCGCCAGCCGTACGGCATACATTGACCGAATTCACACCTCCTACGACAACGTGCTGGGTAAGAACAACGTCGATGTGATCCGTGGTTTCGCCCGTTTTGTGGATGCGAAGATCATCGAAGTGAACGGCGAGACGATCACCGCCGATCATATCCTGATCGCCACTGGCGGCCGTCCGAGCCATCCGTCTATTCCGGGTGCGGAATATGGCATCGACTCCGACGGTTTCTTTGAGCTGCCTGCCCTGCCGAAACGCGTTGCCGTTGTGGGCGCGGGTTATATCGCCGTGGAGCTGGCTGGCGTGATTAACGGACTGGGCGCGGAAGCGCACCTGTTCGTGCGTAAACACGCCCCGCTGCGCAGCTTCGATCCGCTGATCGTCGATACGCTGGTGGAAGTGATGAACGCCGAAGGCCCTCATCTGCATACGGAAGCTATTCCGAAAGCGGTGGTGAAAAACGCCGACGGCAGCCTGACCCTGGAGCTGGAAGATGGCCGTAGCCAGACCGTTGATTGCCTGATCTGGGCCATTGGTCGTGAACCAGCAAACGACAACTTCAACCTGGCGGTCACGGGCGTGAAAACCAATGAGAAGGGCTATATCGTTGTCGATAAGTTCCAGAACACCAGCGTGCCGGGCATTTACGCCGTGGGCGATAACACCGGTGCGGTTGAGCTGACGCCAGTCGCCGTTGCCGCGGGTCGTCGTCTCTCCGAGCGTCTGTTTAACAACAAACCGGACGAGCATCTGGACTACAGCAATATCCCGACCGTGGTCTTCAGCCACCCGCCAATCGGCACCGTTGGTTTAACCGAACCGCAGGCGCGCGCGCACTATGGCGATGACCAGGTGAAAGTGTATAAATCGGCTTTCACCGCCATGTATACCGCCGTCACCGCTCACCGTCAGCCGTGCCGCATGAAGTTAGTCTGCGTCGGCCCGGAAGAGAAGATCGTCGGTATTCACGGTATTGGCTTCGGTATGGATGAGATCCTGCAGGGCTTTGCAGTGGCGCTGAAAATGGGTGCCACCAAGAAAGACTTCGATAATACTGTGGCAATCCACCCAACGGCGGCAGAAGAGTTTGTGACCATGCGTTAA
- a CDS encoding monooxygenase, whose translation MQVKINAKSLAKFHLILALVWAMLTIPTLLWWKNSILWVSLMSIYAIVVSHLAAYSAAHAEKAANNALNQSEETKQKTEKIAADPRQAH comes from the coding sequence ATGCAAGTGAAGATCAACGCAAAAAGCCTGGCTAAATTCCACCTCATTCTTGCCCTTGTGTGGGCGATGTTAACCATACCCACCCTCCTGTGGTGGAAAAACAGTATCCTCTGGGTCTCCCTGATGAGTATTTACGCCATCGTGGTGTCGCATCTGGCTGCCTATAGCGCGGCCCATGCGGAAAAAGCGGCCAACAATGCTCTGAATCAAAGCGAAGAGACCAAACAGAAGACCGAGAAAATCGCCGCCGATCCACGTCAGGCGCACTGA